A window from Brucella sp. BE17 encodes these proteins:
- a CDS encoding CarD family transcriptional regulator: protein MSSQQKKSAVRGGFKTGEAIVYPSHGVGQIVAIEEQEVAGHKLELFVIDFEKDKMRLKVPVAKAATIGMRKLSETDYVERALKVVQGRARVKRTMWSRRAQEYDAKINSGDLISISEVVRDLFRAENQPEQSYSERQLYEAALDRMAREIAAVNKLSETEAVRLIEANLAKGPKRGKADAEADVEDEEVEAA from the coding sequence ATGTCATCCCAGCAGAAGAAATCCGCAGTTCGCGGTGGTTTCAAGACCGGTGAGGCCATTGTGTATCCGTCTCACGGCGTTGGTCAGATTGTAGCGATCGAAGAGCAGGAAGTGGCTGGTCACAAGCTTGAACTTTTCGTGATCGACTTTGAAAAGGACAAAATGCGCCTGAAAGTGCCGGTTGCCAAAGCAGCGACCATTGGCATGCGCAAGCTGTCGGAAACCGATTATGTCGAGCGTGCATTGAAGGTGGTTCAGGGCCGCGCACGCGTCAAGCGCACCATGTGGTCGCGCCGTGCGCAGGAATATGATGCGAAGATCAATTCCGGCGATCTGATCTCGATTTCCGAAGTGGTGCGCGATCTCTTCCGCGCGGAAAACCAGCCCGAGCAGTCTTATTCCGAACGCCAGCTTTACGAAGCAGCGCTTGATCGAATGGCCCGCGAAATCGCAGCCGTCAACAAGCTTTCTGAAACGGAAGCAGTGCGTCTCATTGAAGCCAATCTTGCCAAAGGTCCCAAGCGCGGCAAGGCTGATGCAGAAGCTGATGTCGAAGATGAAGAAGTCGAGGCGGCGTAA
- the fdxA gene encoding ferredoxin FdxA — MTYVVTDNCIRCKYTDCVEVCPVDCFYEGENMLVINPDECIDCGVCEPECPAEAISPDTEPGLDKWLELNAEYSVKWPNITAKKDELPEAKEMDGVSGKLQYFSAEPGSGD; from the coding sequence ATGACTTATGTCGTGACCGATAATTGCATTCGTTGCAAGTATACGGACTGCGTCGAGGTCTGTCCGGTGGATTGCTTCTATGAAGGCGAGAATATGCTCGTCATCAATCCGGACGAATGCATCGATTGTGGTGTTTGCGAGCCGGAATGCCCTGCTGAAGCGATCAGCCCAGATACCGAACCCGGCCTCGACAAATGGCTGGAACTGAATGCGGAATATTCGGTTAAATGGCCCAATATAACCGCCAAGAAGGATGAATTGCCGGAAGCCAAAGAAATGGACGGCGTGTCAGGCAAGCTGCAATATTTCTCAGCCGAACCGGGCAGCGGCGATTGA
- a CDS encoding RNA-binding S4 domain-containing protein: MVVASAERQRIDKWLFFARVVKSRSLAAKLAAGGKVRVNRDKIDQASHQVKTGDVLTITLERRILVYKVLAGGERRGPAPEAQLLYEDLSPPSNEVPAHLKAPLPLRDSGAGRPTKKQRRDTDRLRGL, translated from the coding sequence ATGGTCGTTGCATCAGCCGAAAGACAGCGGATCGATAAGTGGCTGTTTTTTGCGCGCGTGGTCAAATCGAGATCGCTGGCGGCGAAACTCGCCGCCGGTGGCAAGGTCCGCGTCAATCGCGACAAGATTGATCAGGCGTCGCATCAGGTTAAGACCGGCGATGTGCTGACAATCACGCTCGAGCGGAGAATTTTGGTCTATAAAGTGCTGGCGGGCGGGGAACGGCGCGGTCCCGCGCCGGAAGCGCAGTTGCTTTATGAAGATCTTTCGCCACCATCCAATGAAGTCCCGGCGCATCTAAAAGCACCTTTGCCGCTGCGCGATAGTGGGGCCGGACGACCAACAAAAAAACAGCGCCGGGATACGGATCGTTTACGTGGTCTATAA
- a CDS encoding helicase-related protein, producing MNQFPAHDLPLVLSGRDVTAVLGPTNTGKTHLAIERMLSHGSGMIGLPLRLLAREVYNRVVERVGAANVALITGEEKIVPPGARYSVCTVEAMPRRTDVAFVAIDEVQLANDLERGHIFTDRILHLRGRQETLLLGAATMRGILEKLLRGVNVITRPRLSNLAYAGSKKITRLPNRSAIVAFSADEVYAIAELIRRQRGGAAVVMGALSPRTRNAQVELYQSGDVDFLVATDAIGMGLNLDVDHVGFAQNRKFDGYQFRDLTPAEVGQIAGRAGRHLRDGTFGVTGQVQPFDDELVERVEAHNFDPVKVLQWRTARFDFASIDALRRSLETPAPIEGLARALPAVDQQALENLARDEDIVRLATTPARIELLWDACALPDYRKIAPAQHADIIAAIYQDLVRRGSVDEDYMSEQVRRADSTEGEIDTLSHRVAQIRTWTFVSHRPGWLADPTHWQEKTREIEDRLSDALHERLTKRFVDRRTSVLMRRLRENTMLEAEISPTGDVIVEDHNVGQLEGFRFTADVQAEGPDAKAVKSAAQKALAAEFERRAERFASAPNGDFALGSDGVLRWVGAIIATLVAGDEVLKPRSVLLADEQLTGPARGKVAARIERFVAHHIETVLKPLTDLAAADALTGMTRGLAFQLVENLGILQRRDVAEEVRGLDQDSRAALRRLGVRFGAYHVFMPMLLKPAPAGLVTLLWGLKNDGRERAGYGDVVHALAAGRTSVVVDATFDAMFYRLAGYRVLGRRAVRIDILERLADLIRPALAWRPGSGVRPDGAYDGGRFIVTPAMMSILGATPEDMEEILRSLGYRHEAMQADTVAAKLAELDAFAAQAAQKEVLSVAQEKPAVPPAEPVPAPVVAVVEEVVDTKVEKAVPATAEKPVAESAEAAENAVDEPKPVLLWRQGRFENRNRQDQNRQRHNRPQQGAGQGKPEDGEQGARNHGPKRFDKNKRRQNDGEGKREGFKGKPRDDNRDRQPKRDSGGPQGGKRIQQERPARIDPDSPFAKLLALKEQMKK from the coding sequence ATGAATCAATTCCCCGCCCATGATTTGCCTCTCGTCTTGAGCGGGCGCGATGTAACGGCAGTGCTGGGGCCTACCAATACCGGCAAGACGCATCTAGCCATCGAGCGTATGCTTTCGCACGGCAGTGGCATGATTGGCCTGCCACTGCGTCTTCTGGCGCGCGAAGTCTATAATCGTGTCGTGGAGCGGGTTGGAGCCGCCAATGTGGCGCTGATCACCGGTGAAGAAAAGATCGTGCCGCCAGGCGCGCGCTATTCCGTTTGCACCGTCGAGGCCATGCCGCGACGCACAGACGTTGCTTTCGTGGCGATAGACGAGGTGCAGCTTGCCAATGATCTGGAACGCGGGCACATCTTTACCGACCGCATCCTGCATCTGCGTGGACGGCAGGAAACACTGCTTCTGGGTGCCGCCACCATGCGCGGCATTCTGGAGAAGTTGCTGCGGGGCGTGAATGTCATTACGCGTCCGCGTCTGTCTAATCTGGCCTATGCCGGTTCCAAGAAGATCACACGTCTGCCCAACCGCTCGGCGATCGTCGCTTTTTCAGCGGACGAGGTTTATGCGATTGCAGAATTGATCCGTCGCCAGCGCGGCGGGGCGGCTGTGGTCATGGGCGCGCTCTCGCCACGCACGCGCAACGCGCAAGTCGAGCTTTATCAGTCGGGCGATGTGGATTTTTTGGTGGCGACCGATGCCATCGGCATGGGGCTTAATCTCGATGTCGATCACGTCGGCTTTGCGCAGAACCGCAAATTCGATGGCTATCAGTTCCGCGATCTGACGCCAGCGGAAGTAGGGCAGATCGCAGGGCGCGCCGGACGGCATCTTCGCGATGGCACGTTCGGCGTTACCGGGCAGGTACAACCCTTCGACGATGAACTGGTCGAACGGGTGGAAGCGCATAATTTCGATCCCGTGAAGGTGCTGCAATGGCGTACCGCGCGTTTTGATTTTGCATCCATTGATGCGCTGCGCCGCTCGCTGGAGACGCCTGCACCTATCGAAGGGCTCGCAAGGGCGCTTCCGGCGGTCGATCAGCAGGCGCTTGAAAATCTGGCGCGAGACGAAGATATTGTCCGCCTTGCCACGACGCCGGCGCGGATCGAACTGTTATGGGATGCCTGTGCGCTTCCCGATTATCGCAAGATTGCACCGGCGCAGCATGCAGACATTATTGCCGCCATTTATCAGGACCTTGTGCGCCGGGGGAGCGTTGATGAAGATTATATGAGCGAACAGGTGCGCCGGGCCGACAGTACCGAGGGGGAAATCGATACTTTGTCGCACCGCGTGGCGCAAATCCGTACCTGGACTTTTGTGTCGCACAGGCCGGGATGGCTTGCCGATCCGACACACTGGCAGGAAAAGACGCGCGAAATAGAGGATAGATTGTCCGACGCGCTGCATGAAAGGTTGACGAAACGCTTTGTAGACCGCAGGACAAGCGTGCTTATGAGGCGCCTGAGAGAGAATACCATGCTTGAAGCAGAAATCAGCCCGACCGGAGACGTGATTGTCGAAGACCATAATGTTGGGCAACTGGAAGGATTCCGTTTTACTGCCGACGTTCAGGCCGAAGGGCCGGACGCAAAGGCTGTGAAGAGTGCTGCGCAAAAGGCGCTCGCCGCCGAGTTCGAGCGCCGAGCAGAGCGTTTTGCGAGCGCCCCCAATGGCGATTTCGCGCTTGGGTCGGACGGTGTGCTGCGCTGGGTGGGGGCAATCATTGCCACATTGGTCGCAGGTGATGAGGTTTTGAAGCCACGTAGCGTGCTTCTGGCTGACGAACAGCTGACCGGACCAGCGCGCGGCAAAGTTGCAGCGCGCATAGAGCGTTTTGTCGCGCATCATATCGAAACCGTGCTGAAGCCTCTGACGGATCTCGCCGCAGCCGACGCCTTAACCGGCATGACACGCGGCCTTGCTTTCCAGCTTGTCGAAAATCTCGGCATTCTCCAGCGTCGCGACGTGGCGGAGGAAGTTCGCGGTCTCGATCAGGATTCGCGCGCAGCCCTGCGCCGCCTCGGTGTGCGGTTCGGTGCCTATCATGTCTTTATGCCGATGCTGTTGAAACCGGCACCTGCGGGGCTTGTTACGCTGCTCTGGGGCCTCAAGAATGATGGTCGTGAGCGGGCAGGTTACGGCGATGTTGTCCATGCGTTGGCTGCGGGCCGTACTTCGGTGGTTGTCGATGCGACCTTCGATGCTATGTTCTACCGTCTGGCGGGCTACCGCGTCCTGGGCAGGCGGGCAGTCCGTATCGATATTCTGGAACGGCTCGCCGATCTCATTCGCCCTGCCTTGGCCTGGCGTCCGGGTTCGGGCGTACGTCCCGACGGCGCATATGACGGCGGACGTTTCATCGTGACACCTGCCATGATGTCGATCCTTGGTGCAACGCCTGAGGATATGGAAGAAATTCTTAGAAGCCTTGGCTATCGTCATGAAGCCATGCAAGCGGATACTGTAGCGGCAAAACTCGCAGAACTTGATGCTTTTGCAGCGCAAGCTGCACAGAAGGAAGTTTTAAGCGTAGCGCAAGAAAAGCCAGCCGTGCCGCCCGCCGAACCAGTGCCCGCCCCGGTGGTCGCAGTGGTGGAAGAGGTTGTCGATACCAAGGTAGAAAAAGCTGTTCCCGCTACAGCTGAAAAGCCCGTAGCAGAAAGCGCCGAAGCGGCCGAAAATGCGGTCGATGAGCCGAAGCCCGTTCTTCTGTGGCGGCAGGGTCGTTTTGAAAACCGCAACCGCCAGGATCAGAACCGTCAGCGCCATAACCGCCCACAGCAGGGTGCAGGCCAAGGTAAGCCAGAAGACGGCGAGCAGGGCGCGCGCAATCACGGACCGAAGCGTTTCGACAAGAACAAGCGTCGTCAAAATGATGGCGAGGGTAAACGTGAGGGTTTCAAGGGCAAACCGCGCGATGATAACCGTGATCGTCAGCCTAAGCGTGATTCTGGTGGGCCGCAAGGCGGCAAGCGCATCCAGCAGGAACGGCCAGCGCGTATCGACCCGGATTCGCCCTTTGCCAAGCTGCTCGCGCTCAAGGAGCAAATGAAGAAATAA
- a CDS encoding acetyl-CoA C-acetyltransferase, with protein MVDPKAVVIASAARTAVGAFNGVFANVPAHELGAAAIKAALERAGLAAGEVDEVILGHVLTAGEGQNPARQAAMEAGCPKESTAFSINQLCGSGLRAVALGMQQILAGDAKVVVAGGQESMSMAPHCAHLRSGVKMGDFKMIDTMIKDGLTDAFHGYHMGVTAENIARQWQLSREDQDTFAVASQNKAEAAQKAGKFDEEIVPFTISTRKGEQVVSADEYIRAGTTMDALARLRPAFDKEGTVTAGNASGINDGAAAVVLMEAGEADKRGIAPLARIVSWATAGVDPSIMGTGPIPASRKALEKAGWSVADLDLVEANEAFAAQSFAVVRDLDLDPEIVNVNGGAIAIGHPIGASGARVLTTLLYEMKRRKARRGLATLCIGGGMGVAMCVERD; from the coding sequence ATGGTCGATCCCAAAGCTGTCGTTATCGCCAGTGCTGCCCGAACAGCTGTGGGTGCATTTAACGGTGTTTTTGCCAATGTGCCCGCCCATGAACTGGGAGCTGCTGCGATCAAGGCCGCTCTTGAGCGCGCAGGCCTTGCGGCTGGTGAAGTGGATGAAGTCATTCTCGGCCATGTTCTCACAGCAGGCGAAGGCCAGAATCCGGCACGTCAGGCAGCGATGGAGGCGGGCTGCCCAAAGGAAAGCACAGCATTTTCCATCAATCAGCTCTGTGGTTCAGGCTTGCGTGCCGTAGCACTTGGTATGCAGCAGATTCTTGCCGGTGACGCGAAGGTGGTTGTTGCAGGCGGTCAGGAATCCATGTCCATGGCACCGCATTGTGCGCATTTGCGCAGCGGTGTGAAGATGGGCGACTTCAAGATGATCGATACGATGATCAAAGACGGGCTGACTGACGCATTCCATGGCTACCACATGGGTGTCACTGCGGAAAATATCGCCCGTCAGTGGCAGTTAAGCCGTGAAGACCAGGATACATTTGCGGTGGCGTCTCAAAACAAGGCAGAAGCCGCGCAAAAGGCCGGAAAATTTGATGAGGAAATCGTTCCCTTTACGATCAGCACGCGTAAGGGGGAACAGGTGGTATCCGCAGATGAATATATCCGTGCAGGCACGACGATGGATGCGTTGGCGCGGCTCAGACCCGCTTTCGACAAAGAAGGCACGGTAACCGCGGGAAATGCTTCCGGTATCAATGACGGCGCCGCGGCGGTCGTCCTGATGGAGGCAGGCGAGGCTGACAAGCGTGGCATCGCGCCGCTGGCCCGTATTGTTTCCTGGGCGACGGCAGGTGTCGATCCGTCAATCATGGGCACCGGCCCGATCCCGGCCAGCCGTAAGGCGCTGGAAAAGGCTGGCTGGAGCGTTGCCGATCTCGACCTCGTGGAAGCCAACGAGGCCTTCGCGGCACAATCCTTCGCGGTTGTTCGTGATCTAGATCTTGATCCAGAAATCGTCAATGTGAATGGCGGTGCGATTGCCATCGGCCACCCCATCGGTGCTTCGGGCGCGCGCGTGCTGACCACGCTGCTTTATGAAATGAAGCGCCGTAAGGCGCGGCGCGGCCTGGCAACACTGTGCATCGGCGGCGGGATGGGCGTGGCCATGTGTGTGGAGCGTGATTGA
- a CDS encoding heme-binding protein: MHQLSLEQANAIIAGAFATAENQKLKPLAVSVFDAGGNLKAFQRQDGTSILRFEIASGKAFGALAVGTGSRWLHNQAKDRPHFLEGLSGVSGGRIVAVPGGVLIKNKEGEILGAVGISGDTSDNDEAAAIDGVEKAGFIADAG, translated from the coding sequence ATGCATCAACTCAGTCTTGAACAGGCCAATGCGATCATTGCAGGCGCTTTCGCCACAGCCGAAAACCAGAAACTCAAGCCTCTTGCGGTCAGCGTCTTCGATGCGGGCGGCAATCTCAAAGCCTTTCAGCGTCAGGACGGCACATCGATCCTGCGCTTCGAGATCGCATCCGGAAAAGCCTTTGGTGCCCTGGCGGTAGGAACTGGTTCACGCTGGCTGCACAATCAGGCAAAAGACCGTCCGCATTTTCTCGAAGGCCTCTCCGGCGTTTCAGGTGGCAGGATTGTTGCAGTCCCAGGCGGGGTGCTGATCAAGAACAAGGAAGGTGAAATTCTAGGAGCCGTCGGTATTTCCGGCGACACATCCGACAATGACGAAGCGGCAGCCATTGATGGCGTAGAAAAAGCCGGCTTCATCGCTGATGCAGGATAA
- the rpmF gene encoding 50S ribosomal protein L32 has product MAVPKRKVSPSRRGMRRSADALKAPTYVEDKNSGELRRPHHIDLKSGMYRGRQVLEPKE; this is encoded by the coding sequence ATGGCAGTACCAAAACGAAAAGTTTCTCCGTCGCGTCGCGGCATGCGTCGTTCGGCTGATGCTTTGAAAGCACCGACCTACGTTGAAGACAAGAACTCGGGCGAACTTCGCCGCCCGCATCATATCGACCTGAAGAGCGGTATGTATCGCGGCCGTCAGGTTCTTGAACCCAAGGAATAA
- a CDS encoding transglycosylase domain-containing protein: MTRVIIKSKDGRGYLADSYGWTWRGFAFKLLLTLIILPFLLLLVYSLPFTRPISTLMVADYVLLEDVDRRWVGIDEMAPVLVNSVMMAEDGQFCSHGGVDWHQLSIVLDGVGDGGPSRGASTIPMQTVKNLFLWNGRSFMRKGLEFPLALAADAVLSKRRIMEIYLNIAEWGPGIYGVEAAAQHYFNRSAANLNAQQAALLAVTLPNPALRNPAKPTRNLNRLSRIVSGRAARAGAYVTCLQ, encoded by the coding sequence GTGACGAGGGTCATTATCAAAAGCAAGGATGGACGTGGTTATCTGGCCGATTCTTATGGCTGGACCTGGCGCGGCTTTGCGTTCAAGCTTCTGCTGACGCTGATAATCTTGCCTTTCCTTCTGCTTCTGGTTTATTCGCTGCCTTTTACGCGGCCTATTTCGACCTTGATGGTGGCGGATTATGTGCTGCTTGAGGATGTGGACCGGCGCTGGGTCGGCATCGATGAAATGGCACCCGTTCTCGTCAACAGCGTCATGATGGCCGAGGATGGACAGTTTTGCAGCCATGGCGGTGTCGATTGGCATCAGCTTAGTATCGTGCTGGATGGTGTGGGCGACGGTGGTCCAAGTCGCGGTGCCTCGACTATTCCCATGCAGACCGTCAAGAATCTTTTTCTCTGGAATGGCCGTTCCTTTATGCGCAAAGGGCTGGAGTTTCCCTTGGCGCTGGCGGCGGATGCAGTCCTCTCCAAGCGCCGTATCATGGAAATCTATCTCAATATTGCCGAATGGGGGCCGGGCATTTATGGCGTTGAGGCTGCGGCACAGCATTATTTCAACCGTTCAGCCGCAAATCTCAATGCGCAGCAGGCAGCCCTTCTTGCGGTGACCTTGCCCAATCCGGCTCTGCGCAACCCGGCGAAACCCACGCGCAATCTTAACCGTCTGTCGCGGATTGTTTCTGGACGTGCGGCCCGCGCGGGTGCATATGTCACCTGCCTGCAATGA
- a CDS encoding polyprenyl synthetase family protein — protein MEHLSVDFTAALISRAQDVETALAGLIDLRLRTGEIARPDRLVAAMRHGVLNGGKRLRPFLVIESAALFGIAGEPVLRVAAALECIHCYSLVHDDLPAMDDDDLRRGQPTVHMAFDEAAAILAGDSLLTYAFDIIASDETDLDASIRIALVSALSRASGLGGMAGGQALDLMAEKSKPNEAEIITLQAMKTGALIRFACEAGAIIAGASREDRERMAEFGSAIGLAFQLADDLLDVTADASAMGKATGKDAGAGKATLVSLHGIDWTRKQLAGLVEQAESLLEPFGEQASILKQAARFIAERQN, from the coding sequence ATGGAACACCTGTCTGTCGATTTTACCGCTGCCCTGATCAGCCGCGCCCAAGACGTGGAAACGGCATTGGCCGGTCTTATCGATCTGCGTCTGCGCACGGGCGAGATTGCCCGCCCCGACCGCCTTGTTGCCGCCATGCGCCATGGCGTCTTGAATGGTGGTAAAAGGCTGCGCCCATTTCTGGTCATCGAAAGTGCGGCTCTGTTCGGCATCGCGGGGGAGCCGGTGTTGCGGGTAGCGGCAGCCCTTGAATGCATTCATTGCTATTCACTCGTGCATGACGATCTACCAGCCATGGATGATGACGATCTGCGCCGTGGCCAGCCAACGGTTCACATGGCTTTTGACGAGGCAGCTGCCATTCTGGCGGGCGACAGTCTTCTGACCTATGCTTTCGATATTATCGCCTCTGACGAGACAGACCTCGACGCCAGTATCCGTATTGCACTTGTCTCAGCCCTTTCCCGCGCTTCCGGTCTTGGCGGTATGGCAGGTGGTCAGGCACTTGACCTGATGGCGGAGAAGTCCAAACCCAATGAGGCGGAAATAATCACGCTTCAGGCCATGAAAACCGGTGCACTGATCCGTTTCGCCTGTGAGGCAGGCGCAATTATTGCCGGTGCATCAAGAGAAGATCGCGAACGCATGGCGGAATTCGGTTCCGCCATCGGCCTTGCTTTCCAGCTTGCCGATGACCTTCTCGATGTCACTGCCGATGCGAGCGCCATGGGCAAGGCAACCGGTAAGGACGCTGGGGCCGGCAAAGCAACGCTTGTGTCACTGCACGGTATCGACTGGACACGCAAACAGCTTGCGGGCCTCGTTGAACAGGCCGAAAGCCTGCTTGAGCCATTTGGCGAGCAGGCAAGCATTCTCAAGCAAGCGGCACGCTTTATTGCCGAACGGCAGAATTGA
- the ispG gene encoding flavodoxin-dependent (E)-4-hydroxy-3-methylbut-2-enyl-diphosphate synthase, with the protein MSSETVSYFSHPFPRRQSVGVNVGGVVVGGSEPVVVQSMTNTDTADVDGTVAQVAALHRAGSEIVRITVDRDESAAAVPKIRERLERLGHDVPLVGDFHYIGHKLLADHPACAEALAKYRINPGNVGFKDKKDKQFADIVEMAIRYDKPVRIGVNWGSLDQELLTTLMDRNQAEGAPLSAQQVMREAIVQSALISGNLAEEVGLSRDKIILSAKVSQVQDLIAVYTMLANRCDYALHLGLTEAGMGTKGVVASSAAMGILLQQGIGDTIRISLTPEPGGDRTREVQVAQELLQTMGFRQFIPIVAACPGCGRTTSTVFQELAQTIQDDIRRNMPIWREKYPGVEALSVAVMGCIVNGPGESKHADIGISLPGTGETPSAPVFVDGKKVTTLRGVNIADDFQKMVADYIENRFGRARQVAS; encoded by the coding sequence ATGTCTTCTGAGACCGTTAGCTATTTTTCCCATCCTTTCCCGCGCCGCCAGTCTGTTGGCGTCAATGTCGGCGGCGTTGTCGTTGGCGGCAGTGAGCCGGTCGTCGTTCAGTCGATGACCAATACGGACACGGCGGATGTGGACGGAACCGTGGCGCAGGTGGCAGCCCTCCATCGCGCCGGTTCTGAAATCGTGCGTATTACGGTGGATCGGGACGAATCTGCTGCTGCGGTTCCCAAAATCCGTGAGCGGCTGGAACGGCTGGGCCATGATGTGCCGCTGGTGGGCGATTTCCACTATATTGGCCACAAGCTTCTGGCCGATCACCCGGCCTGCGCCGAGGCTCTGGCCAAATATCGCATCAATCCCGGCAATGTCGGTTTCAAGGACAAGAAAGACAAGCAATTCGCCGATATCGTCGAGATGGCGATTCGCTATGACAAGCCGGTACGCATCGGCGTCAACTGGGGCTCGCTTGATCAAGAGTTGCTGACCACGCTGATGGACCGCAATCAGGCGGAAGGCGCGCCGTTGAGCGCACAGCAGGTCATGCGTGAGGCCATTGTACAGTCGGCACTGATTTCGGGCAATCTCGCCGAGGAAGTCGGGCTCTCGCGTGACAAGATCATCCTGTCGGCCAAGGTCAGCCAGGTGCAGGACCTCATTGCGGTTTATACGATGCTGGCAAACCGCTGTGATTATGCGCTGCATCTGGGCCTGACGGAGGCCGGCATGGGCACCAAGGGCGTGGTTGCCTCGTCCGCTGCCATGGGTATTTTGCTGCAACAGGGCATTGGCGACACGATCCGCATTTCCTTGACGCCAGAACCGGGCGGTGATCGTACGCGCGAAGTGCAGGTGGCGCAGGAATTGTTGCAGACCATGGGGTTCCGGCAATTCATCCCTATCGTTGCGGCCTGTCCGGGCTGTGGGCGTACGACCTCGACGGTGTTTCAGGAACTGGCGCAGACAATTCAGGACGATATTCGCCGCAATATGCCGATCTGGCGCGAAAAATATCCCGGCGTCGAGGCGCTTTCTGTTGCCGTCATGGGCTGTATTGTCAATGGACCGGGTGAATCCAAACATGCCGATATCGGCATTTCGCTACCGGGAACCGGCGAGACGCCCTCTGCGCCGGTTTTTGTCGATGGCAAGAAGGTCACAACGCTTCGCGGCGTCAATATCGCCGATGATTTTCAGAAAATGGTCGCCGACTATATCGAAAACCGTTTCGGGCGCGCGCGCCAAGTGGCGTCTTAG